The following proteins are encoded in a genomic region of Populus nigra chromosome 16, ddPopNigr1.1, whole genome shotgun sequence:
- the LOC133676092 gene encoding LOW QUALITY PROTEIN: 11-beta-hydroxysteroid dehydrogenase-like 6 (The sequence of the model RefSeq protein was modified relative to this genomic sequence to represent the inferred CDS: inserted 2 bases in 1 codon; substituted 1 base at 1 genomic stop codon), which produces MEVSCIAFEYAGRGACIALVARRKERLIQVAAMAELIGSPEAIFIPGDVTKDEDCERFIDATVKHFGSLDHLVANAGVATVGVFEDAPDVTPFAPAMDINFWGSVYCTYFAIPHFKKKNGRIVVIASVAAFLPIPRLSFYNASKAVYSMYETXRVEXGSEIGITIVIPGLIKSEMTQEKFLNEQAESTTECAKAIVDGACRGEKYLVEPAWYRSIIYFRYFFPDIVEWSNRLFLILTRSIYNR; this is translated from the exons ATGGAAGTCTCTTGCATAGCATTTGAGTATGCTGGGAGAGGAGCTTGTATAGCCCTTGTTGCAAGAAGAAAGGAACGTCTGATACAAGTCGCTGCCATGGCTGAGCTGATTGGATCACCTGAAGCTATTTTTATCCCTGGAGATGTTACCAAGGACGAAGATTGTGAAAGATTTATAGATGCAACAGTGAAGCACTTTGG TTCTTTGGATCATCTGGTGGCCAACGCTGGGGTTGCAACAGTGGGCGTGTTCGAAGACGCCCCTGATGTCACTCCTTTTGCACCAGCCATG GACATAAACTTCTGGGGCTCAGTGTACTGTACCTACTTTGCAATTCCGcacttcaaaaagaaaaatggaaggaTCGTAGTAATTGCTTCAGTTGCCGCATTTCTACCTATCCCAAGACTAAGCTTCTATAAT GCAAGTAAAGCAGTGTATAGCATGTATGAGAC GAGGGTAGAATGAGGATCAGAGATCGGAATAACAATTGTTATTCCTGGATTGATCAAGTCAGAAATGACACAAGAAAAATTCCTAAACGAGCAAG CGGAGTCTACCACAGAGTGTGCCAAAGCAATTGTAGATGGTGCATGCCGAGGAGAGAAATACCTGGTTGAACCAGCTTGGTACCGttccataatttatttcaggTACTTTTTCCCTGATATAGTAGAGTGGAGCAACcgtttatttttaatcttgacAAGATCAATCTACAACAGATAG
- the LOC133675451 gene encoding recQ-mediated genome instability protein 1 has translation MTRRRLRLSSYSDDDDEEEQRNQQQDYQMESHQLPNPNPNLSEQPVPLPISSDDAEFADASDNLTPPSPPSVAPPISGCPIGDFLLRTGLSLKREWLDSCLRQIDNSLDIVSKAKLCFGQFLISDMNHCGAGVLPPNVDSMHLADLPGPFVLQVDEIVNISCPLKGRYQDANAGVKRCLKLSMTDGVQRVFGMEYRPIKDLKVLAPPGFKVAICNVHIRHGLLMLVPEALEILGGVVEELDAARQRLADEINKPPRGRRSRTGEVPPLATRATQAAWAPNGVNIPSSTNNSGNVPGHTNTSADDLQNTNGSGNALGRTNSSVEVVQYTDRSTLQVATPFQEDGRGANLVVSGTDTSQRTVEECAVPMSAETTMCNLSSSIVSDVGEMHINAPISGVNSVSNQHSNGTLEQEDVCMIDEFEHPLILSRDREIPFTYLASLSAKWAAMKEKEPSVRGKIKCFLTGVKGFQYKQRTTYELQVYVDDGSLISEILIDHYVVLKGIGCSPVEVTTALSSSDKKRAGEMKETLRQFQMFLVNFEGTMLIEINGASKLPVALEMNQGCPPSDAWLLMRRLQSFSSSLTPQHSSMGPIDISP, from the exons ATGACAAGACGACGCCTCAGACTCAGCTCTTACTCCGATGACGACGACGAAGAAGAACAGCGAAACCAACAACAAGATTATCAAATGGAATCTCACCAATTaccaaaccctaaccctaacctcTCTGAACAACCAGTGCCGCTTCCAATCTCCTCCGACGATGCTGAATTCGCCGACGCCTCCGATAACCTCACTCCACCGTCTCCTCCGTCGGTGGCTCCACCCATATCCGGTTGTCCTATTGGGGATTTTCTACTGAGAACGGGACTTAGTTTAAAAAGAGAGTGGCTTGATTCCTGTCTTCGCCAAATTGACAACTCGCTTGACATAGTGTCAAAGGCAAAGCTTTGCTTCGGTCAGTTTTTGATTTCAGATATGAATCACTGCGGTGCTGGTGTGCTTCCTCCAAATGTGGACTCTATGCACCTTGCTGATCTCCCCGGACCGTTTGTGTTGCAG gtgGATGAGATTGTTAACATTAGTTGTCCACTTAAAGGAAGGTATCAGGATGCGAATGCGGGAGTGAAGAGGTGCCTTAAGCTGTCTATGACGGATGGTGTCCAACGTGTTTTTGGCATGGAATATAGGCCTATTAAGGATCTTAAAGTTTTAGCTCCTCCAGGATTCaag GTTGCCATCTGTAATGTACATATACGGCATGGGCTTTTAATGTTGGTTCCTGAAGCTTTAGAAATTTTAGGAGGAGTGGTTGAAGAGTTGGATGCAGCACGTCAACGTCTTgctgatgagataaataaaccACCAAGGGGAAGAAG ATCAAGGACTGGAGAGGTTCCTCCTTTAGCAACTAGAGCAACTCAGGCTGCATGGGCCCCTAATGGAGTCAATATTCCCAGTAGCACCAATAACTCCGGTAATGTTCCTGGGCATACAAATACCTCAGCGGATGATCTTCAGAACACCAATGGTTCTGGTAATGCCCTGGGACGCACCAATAGTTCTGTCGAAGTTGTTCAATATACTGATAGATCCACATTACAAGTTGCAACTCCCTTTCAGGAAGATGGACGAG GTGCCAATTTGGTTGTATCTGGCACTGATACTAGTCAAAGGACTGTGGAAGAATGTGCTGTTCCAATGAGTGCAGAAACCACTATGTGTAATCTATCATCTAGTATTGTTTCTGATGTTGGGGAGATGCATATCAATGCTCCTATAAGTGGGGTGAATTCTGTGTCTAACCAACACTCTAATGGTACGTTGGAGCAAGAGGATGTCTGCATGATTGATGAATTTGAACACCCCCTCATATTATCTAGAGACCGAGAAATCCCATTCACATACTTGGCTAGTTTGTCAGCTAAATGGGCAGCAATGAAGGAGAAAGAACCTTCTGTTAGAGGAAAGATCAAG TGCTTCTTGACTGGTGTAAAGGGATTCCAATATAAGCAGAGGACGACATATGAGCTTCAGGTTTATGTTGATGATGGCAGCCTCATTTCTGAGATCCTAATTGATCACTAT GTAGTGCTGAAAGGAATAGGTTGTTCTCCTGTGGAGGTTACCACTGCTCTTTCTTCGTCAGATAAAAAGAGAGCTGGTGAAATGAAGGAGACCCTGAGACAGTTTCAGATGTTCTTAGTAAATTTTGAG GGAACAATGCTCATAGAGATAAATGGAGCCTCTAAACTTCCTGTTGCTCTTGAGATGAACCAAGGCTGTCCTCCTTCTGATGCATGGTTGCTTATGAGAAGACTTCagtccttttcttcttccctaACACCGCAGCATTCCTCCATGGGACCTATTGATATATCACCGTAA
- the LOC133675724 gene encoding ACT domain-containing protein ACR4-like — protein sequence MDYHDDDAYAKLLRRVNSPRVVVDNDACEHATVIQVDTVNRQGALLEVVQVLTDLNLVMTKAYMSSDGVWFMNVFYVTDDHGNKIRDEGIVNCIEKALETDACMVKSPGKMLPSKEHTLIELTGTDRPGLLSEVCAVLTDLRCNVVNAEIWAHNARAAAVIHIADQSTGTAIEDPRKLSLIKELLYNVLKGHGDFRTPIVSISSPGEIHIGRRLHQMMFAARDFEMPGSENDNSVRPYVTVFDCPDRDYTVVTATSIDRPKLVFDTVCTLTDMQYLVFHGTVITDSKKAYQEYYIRHVDGFPTSSEAERQRVIECIQAAIERRASEGLPLELFTDDHFGLLSYITRILRENGLWPKSAEISTRNGKAKHSYIVTDVSGNPVDPKTILLIHQQMGQTVLQVKGNLSMPPKFPRETPRSFLFGALFRCPSFQNFGLN from the exons ATGGATTACCATGATGATGATGCGTATGCTAAGCTTTTAAGGAGAGTGAACTCTCCAAG AGTTGTGGTTGACAATGATGCCTGTGAGCATGCAACAGTCATTCAG gtGGATACTGTCAATAGGCAAGGTGCTCTACTTGAAGTTGTTCAAGTTCTCACAGACCTAAACCTTGTAATGACAAAAGCATACATGTCTTCTGATGGAGTGTGGTTCATGAACG tGTTTTATGTGACTGATGACCATGGAAACAAAATCAGAGATGAAGGCATCGTCAATTGCATAGAGAAG GCTCTTGAGACTGATGCTTGCATGGTTAAGTCACCGGGGAAGATGCTGCCTTCTAAAGAGCACACATTAATAGAACTAACCGGCACTGACCGGCCTGGTTTGTTGTCAGAAGTATGTGCCGTGCTGACCGACCTGAGGTGCAATGTTGTCAATGCGGAGATTTGGGCACACAATGCTAGAGCAGCAGCAGTCATTCACATTGCAGACCAGTCAACTGGAACTGCAATCGAAGACCCAAGGAAGCTTTCCTTGATAAAGGAACTTCTTTATAATGTCCTAAAAGGTCATGGCGATTTCAGGACACCAATAGTTTCCATTTCTTCCCCTGGGGAAATACATATAGGGAGAAGGTTGCACCAGATGATGTTTGCTGCTAGGGACTTTGAAATGCCTGGCAGCGAGAACGACAACAGTGTAAGGCCCTACGTGACTGTGTTCGACTGTCCTGATAGAGATTACACTGTTGTTACAGCAACATCCATCGACCGGCCAAAGTTAGTGTTTGATACCGTGTGCACTCTAACAGACATGCAGTATCTGGTGTTCCATGGCACAGTCATCACAGATAGCAAGAAAGCTTATCAG GAATACTATATCAGACATGTGGATGGATTCCCTACAAGCTCAGAAGCTGAGCGACAACGTGTCATAGAATGTATTCAGGCAGCCATTGAAAGGCGAGCATCAGAG GGTCTACCACTAGAGCTATTCACAGATGACCATTTTGGACTTCTCTCTTATATTACAAGGATACTTCGTGAAAACGGTTTGTGGCCCAAAAGTGCAGAAATCTCTACAAGGAATGGGAAAGCAAAACATAGTTATATTGTCACAGATGTGTCTGGTAACCCTGTTGACCCCAAAACTATCCTTCTGATTCACCAGCAAATGGGACAAACCGTGTTACAGGTGAAGGGGAATTTGAGCATGCCACCGAAATTTCCCCGGGAGACACCAAGAAGTTTCCTCTTTGGGGCCCTTTTCAGATGCCCAAGTTTCCAGAATTTTGGACTCAACTAA
- the LOC133676299 gene encoding SWI/SNF complex subunit SWI3A, which produces MSKIMEPTTHSDPNLNPIRPNEPELDLYTIPSYSSWFSWHDIHETERVALREFFDGSSITRTPKIYKEYRDFIINKYREDPSRRLTFTEIRKSLVGDVSLLNKVFLFLNNWGLINFSCEKNEEIGLGSGNVDVRVEDGAPNGVRIVEMPDKLKPISVGSVQSSAEGSGGGGSGSGLKLPPLASYSDVFGELVGKKKEVVCGNCGGSCDSGQYEYSKGDYLICQKCFNDGTYGENKSKEDFKLKDSAENNGSNAAVWTEEETLRLLESVSRHGNDWDLVAQNVKTKTKLDCISKLIELPFGDLILSSTYGKGNSSGQIGSTNNSKQVPAAPSEHQDDTKHEDQLHEQMNANEEKGDVMDDGPLLKRRRITSVSDAGGSLMKQVALISTMVGPDITAAAAEAAVAALCDETACPREIFDGEEDFPSNGFSSPSFHSKSKRVDEVDASEVKQTPTQSGTEEASAWQNDIPLSLRLRAAVATTLGAAAAHAKLLADHEDREVENLMATIVETQLKKLHHKIKHFDDLELIMEKEYAEVDELTESVTEERIDVLRRAIRAGISKSRDHAPIKFHMSNVV; this is translated from the exons ATGTCCAAAATTATGGAGCCAACAACACACTCCGACCCGAATCTAAACCCGATCCGACCAAACGAACCAGAGCTCGACCTCTACACCATCCCCAGCTATTCAA GTTGGTTTTCATGGCACGATATTCACGAGACAGAGAGAGTCGCTTTAAGAGAATTCTTCGATGGGAGCTCAATAACGAGAACTCCAAAAATCTACAAAGAATACAGAGACTTTATAATCAACAAGTACCGTGAAGATCCTTCTAGAAGGTTAACATTCACGGAGATTCGAAAGTCACTGGTTGGTGACGTTAGTTTGTTGAATAaagtttttctgtttttgaatAATTGGGGATTGATTAATTTTAGTTGTGAAAAGAATGAGGAAATTGGTTTGGGTTCGGGTAATGTTGATGTTCGGGTTGAAGATGGGGCTCCGAACGGAGTTCGGATTGTGGAGATGCCTGATAAGTTGAAACCAATTTCGGTGGGGTCGGTGCAAAGTAGCGCAGAgggtagtggtggtggtgggagtGGGAGTGGGTTGAAGTTGCCGCCTTTGGCGTCCTATTCGGATGTTTTTGGCGAGTTAGtcgggaagaagaaagaggttGTTTGTGGAAATTGTGGTGGAAGTTGTGATTCCGGCCAATACGAGTATAGTAAG GGTGATTACTTAATCTGTCAAAAATGCTTTAATGATGGAACTTATGGCGAGAACAAGTCTAAGGAAGATTTCAAGCTTAAGGATAGTGCTGAAAACAATGGTAGCAATGCAGCTGTGTGGACTGAGGAGGAGACTTTGCGTCTTTTAGAATCTGTTTCGAGGCATGGGAATGACTGGGACCTGGTTGCTCAAAATGTTAAAACCAAGACTAAACTTGATTGTATTTCTAAGCTCATTGAGCTGCCATTTGGGGATCTTATATTGAGTTCTACATATGGAAAGGGCAATTCTAGTGGACAGATTGGGAGCACAAACAACTCAAAACAAGTTCCTGCAGCTCCATCTGAGCATCAAGATGATACCAAACATGAAGATCAATTGCATGAGCAGATGAATGCAAATGAGGAGAAGGGAGATGTCATGGATGATGGCCCCCTTTTGAAAAGAAGACGCATCACTTCTGTTTCAGATGCTGGTGGCTCTCTGATGAAACAG gTAGCTCTCATCTCAACCATGGTTGGCCCAGATATCACAGCTGCTGCAGCTGAGGCTGCTGTTGCAGCACTTTGTGATGAAACTGCATGTCCAAGAGAGATATTTGATGGTGAGGAGGATTTTCCATCTAATGGGTTTTCTTCTCCCTCCTTCCATTCGAAGTCTAAGAG AGTTGACGAGGTTGATGCCTCAGAGGTGAAGCAAACACCCACTCAGTCAG GAACCGAGGAGGCATCTGCATGGCAGAATGACATACCTCTATCTTTGCGTCTTAGAGCTGCTGTTGCAACAACTCTTGGGGCAGCTGCTGCTCATGCTAAATTACTGGCGGATCATGAAGACCGAGAAGTTGAGAATTTAATGGCAACCATAGTTGAGACACAG TTGAAGAAACTGCACCACAAAATCAAGCACTTTGATGATCTGGAGCTGATAATGGAGAAGGAATACGCTGAAGTAGATGAACTAACAGAGTCCGTGACCGAGGAGCGGATTGATGTCTTGCGAAGGGCAATTCGTGCAGGCATATCTAAATCAAGGGATCATGCTCCCATTAAATTTCACATGTCAAATGTAGTTTGA
- the LOC133676093 gene encoding chitinase 2-like, which yields MGFRKAFLITSILILFFTTGNAANSKLFREYIGAMSSSIKLSDVPVISNVEFHFIIAFAIDYTGLENPSPTNGKFNAFWASSHVTPEEIASVKDKHSNVKVAVSLGGDSVGSKKAFFAPKSIDSWVQNAISSLTSMIKQYNLDGIDIDYEHFKSDPRTFAECVGRLITTLKKSRTISFASIAPYDDGEVQSHYLALWKKYGHAIDHVNFQFYAYERSSASQFVKHFDEQASNYGGGQILASFSTDDESEGGLDPDGGFFEACKELQGKEKLGGIFIWSADNSKKHGFEGEKNSQHLLAA from the exons ATGGGATTCCGCAAAGCCTTCTTGATCACCAGCATCCTGATCCTTTTCTTCACCACGGGCAATG CTGCCAATTCCAAGCTGTTTAGGGAGTACATTGGTGCCATGTCTAGCTCGATCAAGCTCTCTGACGTGCCTGTAATTTCTAATGTCGAATTCCATTTCATCATTGCGTTTGCAATCGACTACACAGGCCTTGAAAATCCATCACCAACCAATGGAAAGTTCAACGCTTTTTGGGCATCCAGCCATGTGACCCCGGAAGAAATTGCATCGGTAAAAGACAAGCATTCTAATGTCAAGGTTGCTGTTAGCTTGGGTGGAGATAGTGTTGGAAGCAAGAAGGCATTTTTCGCACCAAAATCTATAGATTCTTGGGTCCAAAATGCCATATCTTCACTAACCAGTATGATAAAACAATACAACTTGGATGGAATTGACATTGACTATGAGCACTTCAAGTCAGATCCTCGTACATTTGCCGAGTGCGTAGGAAGGCTGATAACGACTCTAAAGAAAAGTAGGACCATATCATTTGCTTCAATTGCCCCTTACGATGACGGGGAGGTCCAAAGCCATTACTTGGCCCTGTGGAAAAAATATGGGCATGCAATTGATCATGTAAACTTCCAATTTTATGCCTACGAGAGATCAAGCGCGTCTCAGTTTGTCAAGCATTTTGATGAACAAGCCTCTAATTATGGAGGGGGTCAAATCTTGGCTAGCTTCAGCACTGATGATGAGAGTGAAGGGGGTCTGGATCCTGACGGTGGATTTTTTGAAGCTTGCAAGGAATTACAAGGCAAAGAAAAGTTGGGAGGTATTTTTATTTGGTCTGCTGATAATTCGAAGAAGCATGGATTTGAAGGCGAGAAAAATTCTCAACATCTTCTAGCTGCTTGA
- the LOC133675915 gene encoding DEK domain-containing chromatin-associated protein 1 produces MASETLEEKKPGQEAPPAEDSKPDAQKEQTESEGPKEGTENEAKEAGNEEVKEVERIEKEGAEKEESFGNEEKEEEAKEEEEVERKKTKRGSKKSSKDLTEKKEKEPVTPGSERPARERKMVERYSAPEPGRSATKPLSIEKGRGTPLKDIPNVAFKLSKRKPDDNLQMLHMILFGKKGKAYNLKKNIGQFSGYVWVENEDKQKAKVREKLDKCVKEKLMDFCDVLNVPINRSAVKKEELTVKILEFLESPHATTDVLLADKEQKGKKRKVSTGKNASPVEASTTPAKKQKQTPQSGQKRKRSSKDEEDDDEDKVESPVAKDDSEEDDENEAEKKEESDHEESKSEEEEDEPKEQTPPKKISKKSAKQSSAVKGAEKVTPSKKSTPAKPVKNPVKSTKNTSGSSSKRGAKDTDGSSSSVSKSKGSASKKLKVEKENPKDRSASSKDKVTGKKQSTKSPSKDTAKDQGKVKSNKRAKAEPTRQEMHAVVVNILKEVDFNTATLSDILRQLGTHFGIDLMHRKAEVKDIITDVINSMSDDEEEGEGEDAEDNAEGGDDADKDADEDDD; encoded by the exons ATGGCGAGTGAAACCCTAGAAGAGAAGAAACCAGGGCAGGAAGCTCCTCCTGCTGAGGATTCAAAACCAGATGCGCAAAAGGAGCAAACTGAAAGCGAAGGACCGAAGGAGGGTACAGAGAATGAAGCGAAGGAGGCTGGCAACGAGGAAGTGAAAGAAGTAGAGAGGATTGAGAAGGAGGGAGCTGAAAAGGAGGAGTCTTTTGGAAAtgaggagaaagaagaagaagcgaaagaagaggaggaggtagagagaaagaaaactaAGCGAGGAAGCAAGAAATCGAGTAAAGATTTGActgagaagaaggagaaggagccGGTGACTCCAGGTAGTGAGAGGCCTGCCAGAGAGAGGAAGATGGTGGAAAGGTACTCTGCTCCTGAGCCTGGACGGTCAGCGACCAAGCCTTTGTCTATTGAAAAG GGACGAGGAACACCACTAAAGGATATTCCTAATG TGGCTTTCAAGTTGTCCAAGAGAAAACCTGATGACAATCTACAGATGCTTCATATGATTCTGTttggaaagaaaggaaag gcATACAATCTAAAGAAAAACATAGGCCAGTTTTCAGGCTATGTGTGGGTTGAGAATGAG GATAAGCAGAAAGCGAAAGTAAGGGAAAAGCTTGACAAGTGCGTCAAAGAGAAGTTGATGGATTTTTGTGATGTGCTCAATGTCCCTATAAATAGGTCTGCTGTGAAAAAG GAGGAACTCACTGTAAAAATATTGGAATTCTTGGAATCCCCTCATGCCACCACTGATGTTCTGCTTGCTGACAAGGAACAG AAAGGTAAGAAGCGTAAGGTCTCAACCGGAAAAAATGCAAGTCCTGTAGAAGCATCAACTACACCAGCAAAG aaacaaaaacaaacaccccAAAGTGGACAAAAGCGAAAGCGTTCATccaaagatgaagaagatgatgatgaagataaagtTGAATCACCAGTTGCTAAAGATGATTCAGAAGAGGATGATGAAAATGAggcagaaaagaaagaagagagtgaTCATGAGGAGAGCAAAtcagaggaagaggaagatgaGCCAAAGGAGCAGACGCCACCTAAGAAGATATCAAAAAAATCTGCAAAGCAGAGTTCAGCGGTTAAAGGTGCAGAGAAAGTTACCCCTAGCAAAAAGAGCACCCCTGCAAAGCCTGTCAAAAATCCAGTAAAATCTACCAAAAATACTTCTGGCTCATCATCAAAAAGGGGCGCTAAAGATACTGATGGAAGTTCCAGTTCTGTTTCTAAATCAAAGGGATCTGCATCTAAGAAACTTAAGGTTGAAAAGGAAAACCCTAAGGACCGAAGCGCTTCGTCCAAGGACAAGGTCACTGGCAAGAAGCAGTCGACTAAGTCCCCATCAAAGGATACTGCAAAAGATCAAG GTAAAGTCAAGTCTAACAAAAGGGCCAAGGCAGAACCCACCAGACAAGAGATGCATGCAGTTGTAGTAAATATTCTGAAGGAAGTGGATTTCAATACT GCAACTCTATCAGATATTCTCAGACAGCTTG GTACCCACTTTGGCATAGATCTAATGCATAGAAAAGCGGAAGTGAAGGATATTATTACAGATGTGATAAATAGCATgtctgatgatgaagaagaaggtgaAGGGGAGGACGCGGAGGATAATGCTGAGGGTGGTGATGATGCAGATAAAGATGCTGACGAGGATGATGATTAG
- the LOC133675318 gene encoding omega-hydroxypalmitate O-feruloyl transferase-like encodes MADGSNDALKLTVKQGEPTLVPPAEETKKGLYFLSNLDQNIAVIVRTIYCFKSDVKGNEDAVEVIKNALSKILVHYYPIAGRLTISSKGKLIVDCTGEGAVFVEAETDCEIAELGDITKPDPVTLGKLVYEIPGAQNILQMPPVTAQVTKFKCGGFVLGLCTNHCMFDGIGAMEFVNSWGATARGLALDVPPFLDRSILEARIPPKIEFPHHEFDDIEDVSNTSKLYEEEMLYRSFCFDPEKIDQLKEKAMEDGVIAKCTAFQVLSAFVWRARCQALRMVPDQQIKLLFAADGRSRFEPPIPEGYFGNAIVLTNSVCTAGEIMENQLSFAVRLVQEAVKMVDDSYMRSAIDYFEVTRARPSLTATLLITTWSRLSFHTTDFGWGVPIFSGPVALPEKEVILFLSHGNERKNINVLVGLPASSMKIFEELMQI; translated from the exons ATGGCAGATGGTAGTAACGATGCTTTAAAACTTACTGTTAAGCAAGGAGAACCGACTCTGGTTCCTCCTGCAGAGGAGACAAAGAAGGGCCTGTACTTTCTCTCAAACCTTGATCAAAATATAGCAGTCATAGTTCGTACGATTTACTGCTTTAAGTCTGACGTGAAAGGAAATGAGGATGCCGTGGAAGTCATTAAGAATGCCTTGTCAAAAATTCTTGTGCACTACTATCCAATAGCTGGGCGGCTAACAATTAGCTCAAAAGGAAAGCTGATAGTGGATTGCACCGGGGAAGGTGCTGTTTTTGTTGAGGCTGAAACGGATTGTGAAATAGCCGAGCTTGGAGACATAACAAAGCCTGATCCTGTGACTCTTGGGAAGTTGGTTTATGAAATTCCTGGTGCACAAAACATACTTCAGATGCCTCCTGTAACGGCTCAG GTGACTAAATTCAAATGTGGAGGATTTGTTCTTGGGCTATGCACGAACCATTGTATGTTCGATGGAATTGGTGCTATGGAGTTTGTGAATTCATGGGGAGCTACTGCTAGGGGCTTGGCTCTTGATGTACCTCCATTTCTAGATAGAAGCATACTCGAAGCTCGAATCCCACCTAAGATAGAGTTTCCACACCATGAATTTGATGACATTGAAGATGTGTCAAATACCAGCAAGCTTTATGAAGAGGAAATGCTCTATAGATCTTTCTGTTTTGACCCCGAGAAAATTGATCAACTCAAGGAAAAAGCTATGGAAGACGGAGTTATAGCCAAGTGCACAGCATTTCAAGTTCTCTCAGCCTTTGTGTGGAGAGCTCGATGCCAGGCATTGAGGATGGTGCCTGATCAACAGATAAAGCTCCTGTTTGCTGCAGATGGACGGTCTAGATTTGAGCCACCAATTCCTGAAGGATACTTTGGCAATGCGATCGTGTTAACAAATTCTGTGTGCACGGCAGGAGAGATAATGGAAAACCAGTTGTCCTTTGCTGTAAGGCTAGTTCAGGAGGCAGTTAAAATGGTTGATGACAGTTATATGAGATCAGCGATAGATTATTTTGAAGTTACAAGAGCCAGGCCCTCTCTGACTGCAACTCTTCTAATCACAACTTGGTCTAGGCTATCTTTCCACACAACAGACTTCGGATGGGGGGTGCCTATTTTTTCAGGGCCTGTGGCTCTACCAGAGAAGGAAgtaattcttttcctttctcatgGGAATGAGAGGAAAAACATAAACGTTCTCGTAGGCCTGCCAGCTTCTTCCATGAAGATATTTGAAGAGCTAATGCAGATTTGA